Proteins from one Bos javanicus breed banteng chromosome 27, ARS-OSU_banteng_1.0, whole genome shotgun sequence genomic window:
- the CDKN2AIP gene encoding CDKN2A-interacting protein isoform X2, whose translation MAQEVSEYLSQNPRVAAWVEALRCDGETDKHWRHRREFLLRNAGDLAPAGGAASAPREEAADAESGTRNRQLQQLISFSMAWANHVFLGCRYPQKVMDKILSMAEGIKVTDAPIHITRDELVAKKG comes from the exons ATGGCGCAGGAGGTGTCGGAATACTTGAGCCAGAACCCGCGGGTGGCCGCTTGGGTGGAGGCGCTGCGCTGCGACGGCGAGACCGACAAACACTGGCGCCACCGCCGAGAGTTCCTGCTCCGCAACGCCGGGGACCTGGCCCCCGCCGGCGGCGCTGCCTCCGCTCCCCGGGAGGAGGCCGCCGATGCCGAGAGCGGGACCCGCAATCggcagctgcagcagctcatCTCCTTTTCTATGGCCTGGGCCAACCACGTCTTCCTCGGGTGCCG GTACCCTCAAAAAGTTATGGATAAAATACTTAGTATGGCTGAAGGCATCAAAGTGACAGATGCTCCAATCCATATCACAAGAGACGAACTGGTTGCCAAG aAGGGGTAG
- the CDKN2AIP gene encoding CDKN2A-interacting protein isoform X1, which translates to MAQEVSEYLSQNPRVAAWVEALRCDGETDKHWRHRREFLLRNAGDLAPAGGAASAPREEAADAESGTRNRQLQQLISFSMAWANHVFLGCRYPQKVMDKILSMAEGIKVTDAPIHITRDELVAKVKKRGISSSNEGVEEPAKKRAIEGKNNSAVEQDRLKIPAKTSGQQESSSTCSGSSSKSQSSGNSALSSSNPSQNSSATSDGERAVASQSSSSTASQVTAVGSGKASEPEVPDKHGSASFVSSLLKSSVNSHVTQSTDSRQQSGSPKKSALEGSSTSASQSVSEIEVPLLGSSGSSEVELPLLSSKPNSETASSGLTSKASSEASVSSSVSKNSSSSGTSSLTPKSNTSVNTMLTSKSASQVAASLLASKNSSQTSGSLVSKNTAIASVSQLASKSSSQTSTAQLPSKSTSQSSESSVKFSCCKLTNEDVKQKQPFFNRLYKTVAWKLVAVGGFSPNVNHGELLNAAIEALKATLDVFFVPLKELADLPQNKSSQESIVCELRCKSVYLGTGCGKSKENAKAVASREALKLFLKKKVVVKICKRKYRGSEIEDLVLLDEESRPVNLPPALKHPQELL; encoded by the exons ATGGCGCAGGAGGTGTCGGAATACTTGAGCCAGAACCCGCGGGTGGCCGCTTGGGTGGAGGCGCTGCGCTGCGACGGCGAGACCGACAAACACTGGCGCCACCGCCGAGAGTTCCTGCTCCGCAACGCCGGGGACCTGGCCCCCGCCGGCGGCGCTGCCTCCGCTCCCCGGGAGGAGGCCGCCGATGCCGAGAGCGGGACCCGCAATCggcagctgcagcagctcatCTCCTTTTCTATGGCCTGGGCCAACCACGTCTTCCTCGGGTGCCG GTACCCTCAAAAAGTTATGGATAAAATACTTAGTATGGCTGAAGGCATCAAAGTGACAGATGCTCCAATCCATATCACAAGAGACGAACTGGTTGCCAAGGTGAAGAAAAGAGGGATATCGAGTAGCAATG aAGGGGTAGAAGAGCCAGCCAAAAAACGAGCCATAGAAGGGAAAAACAATTCTGCAGTTGAGCAAGATCGTCTGAAAATTCCTGCTAAAACATCAGGTCAGCAGGAGAGCAGCTCAACCTGTTCGGGTTCCTCTTCCAAATCACAGAGTAGTgggaactcagctctgagctcCAGCAACCCGAGTCAGAATAGCAGCGCCACAAGTGATGGAGAGCGGGCAGTTGCCAgccaaagcagcagcagcactgcctcTCAGGTGACAGCGGTAGGGTCTGGAAAAGCTTCTGAACCAGAAGTTCCAGATAAACATGGTTCGGCATCATTTGTTTCTTCATTGTTGAAATCCAGTGTGAATAGTCATGTAACCCAGTCCACTGATTCCAGACAACAAAGTGGATCGCCGAAAAAGAGTGCTTTGGAAGGCTCGTCCACCTCAGCCTCTCAAAGCGTCTCAGAGATTGAGGTGCCCTTATTGGGCTCCTCAGGAAGCTCAGAAGTAGAGTTGCCACTGTTGTCTTCTAAACCTAATTCAGAGACAGCTTCCAGCGGGTTAACTTCTAAAGCCAGTTCAGAGGCAAGTGTTTCATCATCGGTTTCTAAAAACAGTTCATCATCAGGCACATCTTCACTAACCCCCAAGAGCAACACCTCAGTGAACACAATGCTGACTTCCAAAAGCGCTTCACAGGTAGCTGCGTCACTGTTAGCTTCCAAGAACAGCTCCCAGACCAGTGGCTCTCTGGTCTCCAAAAACACTGCGATAGCAAGTGTGTCCCAGCTGGCTTCTAAGAGTAGTTCTCAGACCAGCACGGCACAGCTGCCTTCCAAAAGTACTTCACAGTCGAGTGAGAGTTCTGTCAAGTTCTCTTGTTGCAAGTTAACCAACGAAGATGTGAAACAGAAACAACCTTTTTTCAACAGACTGTATAAAACAGTGGCATGGAAGTTGGTGGCTGTCGGTGGCTTTAGTCCCAATGTGAATCATGGCGAGCTCTTAAACGCAGCTATCGAGGCTCTGAAAGCCACACTGGATGTGTTTTTTGTCCCGCTAAAAGAACTGGCAGATCTGCCTCAAAACAAGAGTTCTCAAGAAAGTATTGTTTGTGAATTGAGATGTAAATCTGTGTATTTGGGCACTGGCtgtggaaaaagcaaagaaaatgctAAAGCAGTTGCATCAAGAGAAGCCTTGAAGTTATTTCTCAAGAAAAAGGTAGTggtaaaaatatgtaaaaggaaATACAGAGGCAGTGAAATAGAAGACTTAGTACTCCTCGATGAAGAATCCAGGCCTGTAAACTTGCCTCCAGCATTAAAACATCCTCAAGAATTACTGTAA